One Pseudomonas rhizophila DNA window includes the following coding sequences:
- a CDS encoding OprD family outer membrane porin, producing MKSTKAVAMTYLATLFASGSCFSASISYPDRFQHEGKLNAYLRSMYINTRISNDLIEDSFGGFSTGSELGGVGVGAILDYNSNYWGGVVGFDASLYGVAMIDSEQDSRDLFDNDDGSNGGFAKVGQSYLKLRHVGEGWNADSQIGRGRFDAGTLVSNDTRLVPGSYQGARAHFNLTDMGIGPLPGTMAFEAAYIDRSSPRDRQAFGKLLSQSGEEISNVYTYGVNYDLKAVELSYARGVSKDFNENTRYGLTLQAPIGETAGIILDTQYYQFQKAGRLWEQDWSAGDAAYDKEATWLNVNLGLLLDKLRLGVSFSETHAELSNGNLGYAYFDHADNVDGRMDAWTRSGNDFNNHGERTWQVGAEYDLGGISLLGASLDGFKVMALYKQGNFDAVNPFSGQKTDVWERQNEYRIYYRFDDKEYAGLSVGLIYLDYRIDQDFVALVSAQPNNVVNGSEARVYLDYAF from the coding sequence ATGAAATCGACTAAAGCCGTCGCAATGACATATCTCGCTACGCTGTTTGCATCGGGCAGTTGTTTTTCTGCGAGTATCAGCTATCCGGATAGATTTCAGCATGAAGGCAAGTTGAATGCTTATCTTCGATCCATGTACATCAATACGCGAATATCCAACGACCTGATTGAGGACAGCTTCGGCGGGTTTTCGACCGGCTCCGAATTAGGTGGGGTAGGGGTCGGCGCGATCCTGGATTACAACTCTAACTACTGGGGCGGCGTCGTAGGCTTTGATGCATCCTTGTACGGTGTGGCAATGATCGATTCCGAGCAGGACAGCCGCGACCTGTTTGATAATGACGATGGTTCTAACGGTGGCTTTGCAAAAGTCGGGCAAAGTTACTTGAAGTTGCGCCACGTCGGCGAGGGATGGAACGCAGACTCACAAATAGGCCGAGGTCGATTTGACGCGGGCACCCTGGTCAGCAATGACACGCGACTCGTGCCGGGTTCCTATCAGGGCGCGCGTGCCCATTTCAACTTGACTGACATGGGCATCGGGCCGCTGCCCGGAACGATGGCTTTCGAAGCGGCTTATATCGATCGAAGCTCTCCGCGGGACAGGCAGGCGTTCGGAAAGCTGCTAAGCCAGTCGGGTGAGGAAATAAGCAACGTCTACACCTATGGGGTCAACTACGATCTGAAGGCCGTTGAGTTGAGCTATGCCCGTGGTGTGTCAAAGGACTTCAATGAAAATACCCGTTATGGCTTGACCCTGCAGGCACCTATCGGTGAAACGGCAGGGATCATTTTAGACACTCAGTATTATCAGTTCCAAAAAGCGGGACGACTGTGGGAGCAAGATTGGTCCGCCGGTGACGCGGCCTATGATAAAGAGGCCACGTGGTTAAACGTCAACCTTGGCTTATTGCTCGATAAGTTGCGCCTGGGTGTTTCCTTCTCCGAGACACACGCCGAGCTGAGCAATGGCAACCTGGGCTATGCCTATTTCGACCACGCGGACAACGTGGACGGGAGAATGGATGCGTGGACCCGTTCCGGCAACGATTTCAACAATCATGGTGAAAGAACCTGGCAGGTAGGGGCGGAGTACGACCTGGGCGGTATTTCGCTGCTGGGGGCGTCATTGGACGGGTTTAAAGTCATGGCGCTCTATAAGCAGGGAAACTTTGACGCCGTGAACCCGTTCAGTGGTCAGAAGACGGATGTTTGGGAAAGGCAAAACGAATACCGCATTTATTATCGATTCGATGACAAAGAGTACGCCGGCCTTTCCGTTGGTTTGATTTATCTCGATTACAGAATCGACCAGGATTTTGTTGCGCTTGTTTCCGCCCAACCCAATAACGTTGTCAATGGCTCAGAAGCCCGGGTGTACCTGGATTATGCGTTTTGA
- a CDS encoding CitMHS family transporter, whose protein sequence is MAWLGFAMVITFMALIISKRLSAVTALILIPIAFGLASGAGPELGGMVMEGVQQVAPTALMLMFAILYFAIMFDAGLFEPAVRRILRYVGNDPLRVVLGTALLSSVISFDGDGATTVLIVTTAFLPLYLRLGMNPLILALMLLLTNTVVNIIPWGGPVARAASALHLDVSEIFLGLVPAMFAGLAYAFIVAVWIGRKERRRLGWTPMAKDTVSEELPLPLIESATQNPRLFWVNLALTAALMYAMGTGLAPLPLVMMVGFSLALLINYPRLADQKARIAAHSDSVLTVIALIFASGVFTGILSGTGMVDGMSARIVQMIPDGGGQYFSIITALVALPLNFLLSNDAFFFGILPVLGAAGAEYGIDPMHIARASVLGQPVHALSPLVAAVYLISGIIQRDMGEMQRYCLLWAIGSSLTLIATAIVTRAII, encoded by the coding sequence ATGGCTTGGTTAGGTTTCGCAATGGTCATCACGTTTATGGCGTTGATCATCAGCAAGCGACTTTCTGCTGTGACGGCGCTCATCCTCATCCCGATCGCTTTCGGGCTGGCCAGCGGCGCCGGACCGGAGTTGGGCGGCATGGTGATGGAAGGCGTCCAGCAAGTGGCACCAACGGCATTGATGTTGATGTTTGCAATCCTGTATTTCGCAATCATGTTCGACGCCGGGCTGTTCGAACCCGCGGTTCGCCGGATTTTGCGTTATGTGGGAAACGACCCCCTTCGTGTGGTGCTCGGCACCGCTTTGCTGTCGTCGGTCATCTCCTTCGATGGGGATGGGGCTACGACGGTGCTGATCGTGACAACGGCGTTTTTGCCGCTTTACCTTCGCCTTGGGATGAACCCGCTCATCCTTGCACTGATGCTTCTATTGACCAATACGGTGGTTAACATCATCCCTTGGGGTGGGCCGGTAGCACGGGCTGCCAGCGCGCTGCATCTGGATGTCAGCGAGATATTCCTGGGCCTTGTACCCGCCATGTTTGCAGGTCTGGCCTACGCGTTCATCGTGGCAGTGTGGATAGGCCGCAAAGAGCGACGCCGTTTGGGGTGGACGCCCATGGCAAAGGACACTGTGTCTGAAGAGCTGCCTCTACCCCTTATCGAATCGGCCACGCAAAACCCCAGGCTGTTCTGGGTCAACCTGGCACTCACGGCCGCGCTGATGTACGCCATGGGTACAGGACTGGCACCGTTACCCCTGGTGATGATGGTGGGGTTTTCCCTGGCGTTGCTGATCAACTATCCACGTTTGGCGGACCAGAAAGCGAGAATCGCCGCTCATTCCGACAGTGTGTTGACGGTCATTGCCCTGATATTCGCTTCAGGGGTTTTCACTGGCATTCTATCCGGCACGGGAATGGTCGATGGGATGTCGGCGCGGATCGTGCAGATGATTCCTGATGGCGGCGGGCAGTACTTCAGCATCATTACCGCCCTTGTCGCGCTGCCGCTTAATTTCCTGCTCTCCAATGACGCGTTCTTCTTTGGGATCTTGCCGGTACTTGGCGCGGCGGGCGCGGAATATGGCATCGACCCGATGCATATCGCCCGCGCCTCGGTGCTGGGGCAACCGGTTCACGCATTAAGTCCACTCGTTGCCGCTGTTTATCTCATCAGCGGGATTATCCAGCGGGACATGGGCGAGATGCAAAGATACTGCTTGTTGTGGGCAATCGGCAGCAGCCTTACGCTCATAGCAACGGCCATCGTTACAAGAGCAATTATTTAA
- a CDS encoding citrate synthase, with amino-acid sequence MPDQEDLYLSAEEAAGMLGVSLPTLYAYVSRKNIRSVKIANTPKRRYWAEDIQRLVKSPAGHAAKRSSSSDSAITLITDDGLFYRGHDVVELADHATVEEVAGLMWQVPSAFGPSLPRAPKDSVKLLKIYEHMSAPEKAIALFPLVQRENPKAFDLSIDSYARTGADVVRWFAALVVGATQPSTQPLHEFITQACAAPPAHADLIRRLLILSVDHELDHATHSVRVAATTGATPYYAAIAGLAAARGHKIAYGRNEAASRMIEEICTATDPTQPILQRYSQEGHIIGFGPNVHSVSDPRATNLMKALTAAFEGDPEFAKLQKAFSVASELVAYPPEFILLVSFIGRKLGLHRQEIALAGVGRLIGWIAHASEQYNQHHDARPRARYTGTLPRATHLASD; translated from the coding sequence ATGCCTGATCAAGAAGACCTTTACCTTTCGGCAGAAGAAGCGGCTGGAATGCTGGGGGTCAGCCTTCCAACCCTTTATGCCTACGTCAGCCGGAAGAACATTCGGTCCGTCAAGATCGCCAATACGCCCAAGCGTCGCTATTGGGCCGAAGACATCCAGCGCTTGGTGAAAAGCCCCGCGGGGCACGCTGCAAAGCGCTCGTCGTCATCGGACAGCGCCATTACATTGATCACCGATGACGGCCTCTTCTACAGGGGGCACGACGTCGTCGAGCTCGCCGACCACGCCACGGTCGAGGAGGTCGCCGGATTGATGTGGCAGGTGCCATCGGCCTTCGGACCGTCGCTGCCGCGCGCGCCGAAGGATAGCGTCAAACTGCTGAAGATCTATGAGCACATGTCAGCGCCGGAGAAGGCAATTGCGCTTTTCCCGCTGGTTCAAAGGGAGAACCCCAAAGCCTTCGATCTTTCCATCGACAGCTATGCACGCACCGGCGCCGATGTCGTGAGATGGTTTGCCGCGTTGGTCGTGGGCGCGACCCAACCAAGCACACAACCCTTGCACGAATTCATTACCCAGGCCTGCGCAGCCCCGCCAGCCCACGCCGATCTGATCAGGCGTCTTCTGATCCTCAGCGTCGATCATGAACTGGACCACGCCACTCACAGCGTTCGCGTTGCCGCCACGACCGGCGCCACCCCCTACTACGCAGCGATCGCGGGACTCGCGGCCGCCAGGGGTCATAAGATCGCCTATGGCAGAAACGAAGCCGCCAGCAGGATGATCGAGGAAATCTGTACAGCTACCGATCCCACCCAACCGATATTGCAACGGTACAGTCAGGAGGGGCACATCATCGGGTTCGGACCTAATGTCCACTCAGTCAGTGACCCACGTGCTACCAATCTGATGAAAGCGTTGACCGCTGCCTTCGAGGGCGACCCCGAATTTGCCAAGCTGCAGAAAGCTTTTTCGGTCGCCTCGGAACTCGTCGCATACCCCCCGGAGTTCATTCTCCTGGTGAGTTTCATCGGTAGAAAGCTTGGGTTGCATCGGCAGGAAATCGCACTGGCGGGTGTCGGAAGATTGATCGGCTGGATAGCCCACGCCAGCGAGCAATACAACCAGCATCATGACGCTCGCCCCCGCGCTCGGTACACGGGGACTCTGCCAAGAGCGACCCACCTCGCCAGTGACTAG
- a CDS encoding MmgE/PrpD family protein, with the protein MSNTTIALQLAEYAHKFRHQRLPEEIIALVRQRFIDSLACILGAYGAAPVNAAVCYAVANPAQASSVFGTTIQTTPEIAAFANGVMVRFLDYNDGYMGLEPGHPSDNIPACLALAEAEGATGAELISAIVLAYEIQMRLQDAASLNKRGWDHVNYINVAMAAAASSLMKLDVAQTAQAINIALSAHLAMRQVRSGSLSDWKGCSAANAARNAIFAAQLSRHGMTGPSPVFEGDMGFFKLVSGPFDLDTDRFGTPENGDYAIRRSLTKTFPTNGELHTAVWAALDIRARIDDLDDIACIVIQTSEFNRRVLADTPEKWLPKTRETADHSLPYNVARALLDGDITIDSYSPEKMADPMVVALMGKISVVEDGALTALFPRHLANRVSATLVSGEIVVSEMISGPGSVETPMTDSDFERKFRRMASPHLEESAQAKVLGYVAELQHQSEFTSLFAAMVASV; encoded by the coding sequence ATGAGCAATACGACTATTGCGCTGCAACTTGCAGAGTACGCGCATAAATTCAGGCATCAGCGACTGCCCGAAGAGATCATCGCGTTGGTGCGACAGCGCTTCATTGACAGTCTGGCGTGCATATTGGGGGCCTACGGAGCGGCGCCTGTGAATGCCGCTGTGTGTTATGCGGTTGCCAATCCCGCGCAGGCGTCCAGCGTGTTCGGAACAACTATCCAAACAACGCCAGAGATAGCGGCGTTTGCCAATGGCGTGATGGTCCGTTTCCTGGACTACAACGATGGCTATATGGGGCTGGAGCCGGGCCATCCGAGTGACAATATTCCGGCCTGCCTGGCGCTAGCAGAGGCCGAGGGGGCCACCGGGGCAGAACTCATTTCGGCCATTGTGCTGGCCTATGAGATCCAGATGCGACTGCAGGACGCGGCCAGCCTGAACAAGCGCGGCTGGGACCACGTCAATTACATAAATGTGGCGATGGCCGCGGCGGCTTCCAGTCTGATGAAGCTGGATGTGGCGCAGACCGCACAGGCAATCAATATAGCGTTGAGCGCTCATCTGGCCATGCGCCAGGTTCGCAGTGGATCCCTGTCGGACTGGAAGGGCTGCTCGGCCGCAAACGCTGCACGTAATGCGATCTTCGCTGCCCAGCTATCGCGTCACGGCATGACAGGCCCGTCGCCGGTGTTCGAGGGGGACATGGGGTTCTTTAAATTGGTCTCAGGCCCGTTCGACCTGGATACGGATCGTTTTGGTACGCCCGAGAATGGTGATTACGCTATACGGCGCTCCCTGACCAAGACCTTTCCCACCAACGGTGAGCTGCATACCGCGGTGTGGGCAGCCCTGGACATACGTGCCCGGATTGACGATCTCGATGATATCGCTTGCATCGTTATCCAAACGTCCGAGTTCAACCGTCGAGTGTTGGCTGACACCCCTGAAAAATGGTTGCCCAAAACGCGAGAGACGGCGGATCACAGCTTGCCCTACAACGTGGCCCGGGCGCTGCTCGACGGTGACATCACCATAGACTCTTATTCGCCGGAAAAAATGGCTGATCCCATGGTGGTTGCCCTGATGGGCAAGATCAGCGTGGTGGAGGATGGCGCGCTCACCGCGTTGTTTCCGCGTCATCTTGCCAACCGGGTCAGCGCCACGCTGGTGTCAGGCGAAATCGTCGTAAGCGAGATGATCAGCGGGCCGGGGTCCGTCGAAACACCGATGACCGATAGCGATTTTGAACGAAAATTCAGGAGGATGGCCTCACCTCATCTTGAAGAGTCGGCGCAGGCCAAGGTGCTTGGGTATGTGGCTGAACTTCAACACCAATCCGAATTCACATCGCTGTTTGCGGCCATGGTTGCTTCTGTCTAG
- a CDS encoding DUF4387 domain-containing protein, which produces MVKLRDVCRHVRSKQAGPFWITFDIFFDGRENFERYSQSAALSSAQFARLYGTDPARVKHIPVADLEMVKISYPRATPQGGMVERDMHAGQQYVRLLDVILD; this is translated from the coding sequence ATGGTTAAGTTGCGTGATGTATGCCGACATGTTCGATCCAAACAAGCCGGGCCGTTCTGGATTACCTTCGATATATTTTTTGACGGGCGTGAAAACTTTGAGCGTTACTCACAAAGTGCAGCACTTTCATCGGCGCAATTCGCAAGGCTCTATGGCACCGATCCGGCACGGGTGAAACATATTCCCGTTGCTGACCTGGAAATGGTCAAGATTTCCTACCCTCGCGCTACGCCGCAAGGCGGGATGGTGGAGCGCGACATGCATGCCGGCCAGCAATACGTACGTTTACTCGACGTCATTCTGGACTGA
- a CDS encoding acyclic terpene utilization AtuA family protein, with protein MGQVFEGCVKVIVPCGSLGAGVREEEIIYGLVAGAQAIATDAGSTDSGAAYLALGKSKNNRGAVKRDLTILMKAQAWSGVPIIVGTAGQAGGDLNLDWTRDIVLEVAGELGVTPKIALIYCEQDRDTVKQLNAQGRIKPLPPHGELDDATVDSCEHIVAALGVEPFIAALEAGADIILAGRSTDTAVIACYPIWKGAPWGPSWHAGKTGECGVQCAVNPTLGSGILLSVDAQGFDVEPLSKDNQCTPHSVSAHMLYENSDPFRLVEPGGILNVAQARYQKLNERAVRVVGSEWETMPYTMKLEGAAAGLYQTIMLVGIQDPDVLNDIDGFHDRLLEALYTRTRQSIPPQELGEFHISLRMYGWNGVTGVNPPVGTLPPPEIGMLFVATAATQEMANTIAQACNPYFFHYPSVMGKELPSYGFAFTPADIPRGQIYEFKLNHVVQLEDPFELVRIQWIDLSESTLAVKELS; from the coding sequence ATGGGGCAGGTATTTGAAGGTTGCGTCAAAGTGATCGTTCCTTGTGGTTCATTAGGGGCGGGCGTTCGTGAAGAAGAAATTATTTATGGACTGGTGGCCGGTGCGCAAGCAATTGCCACGGACGCCGGTTCTACCGATAGTGGAGCAGCGTATCTCGCACTTGGAAAATCGAAGAATAACCGCGGGGCGGTCAAACGCGACTTGACGATATTAATGAAGGCGCAGGCCTGGTCCGGGGTGCCGATAATTGTCGGCACGGCAGGACAGGCCGGTGGCGATCTCAACCTGGACTGGACGCGCGATATAGTCCTGGAGGTTGCAGGAGAGTTGGGCGTCACACCAAAGATTGCGCTCATATATTGTGAACAGGACAGGGACACCGTTAAGCAGTTGAACGCACAGGGGCGTATCAAACCGCTGCCGCCTCACGGTGAGCTCGATGACGCTACAGTGGACAGTTGTGAACACATTGTGGCGGCGCTGGGTGTAGAACCGTTCATTGCCGCGCTTGAAGCAGGCGCCGATATCATTTTGGCGGGTCGTTCGACCGACACGGCGGTCATTGCCTGTTATCCGATCTGGAAGGGCGCGCCCTGGGGGCCGTCCTGGCATGCCGGCAAAACGGGGGAGTGCGGTGTCCAGTGCGCCGTTAACCCGACATTGGGCTCGGGAATATTGCTCAGCGTTGATGCGCAGGGTTTCGACGTTGAGCCATTAAGTAAAGACAATCAGTGCACGCCCCATAGCGTCTCTGCACACATGCTTTATGAAAATAGCGACCCGTTTCGATTGGTGGAACCCGGCGGTATCCTGAACGTCGCACAAGCGCGCTACCAGAAGCTGAACGAGCGAGCCGTTCGTGTCGTAGGGTCTGAATGGGAGACGATGCCCTACACAATGAAGCTGGAGGGCGCCGCGGCCGGGCTCTATCAGACAATCATGTTAGTGGGTATCCAGGACCCTGATGTACTCAATGATATTGATGGGTTTCATGACCGCCTGCTGGAAGCCCTGTACACCCGGACCCGTCAATCCATCCCGCCGCAGGAGTTGGGAGAGTTTCATATCTCGCTGCGAATGTATGGCTGGAACGGCGTCACCGGCGTAAACCCCCCCGTTGGAACTTTGCCTCCGCCGGAAATAGGCATGCTATTTGTCGCCACAGCAGCGACTCAAGAAATGGCAAATACGATTGCCCAAGCATGCAATCCCTACTTTTTTCACTACCCCAGCGTAATGGGCAAGGAATTGCCTTCTTACGGCTTTGCTTTCACCCCGGCTGATATACCTCGCGGTCAGATTTATGAGTTCAAGTTAAATCACGTAGTGCAATTGGAGGACCCATTTGAGTTGGTGCGTATTCAATGGATCGATCTTTCCGAGTCAACGTTGGCTGTGAAGGAGTTGAGTTAA
- a CDS encoding NTP/NDP exchange transporter gives MSAPSYLHRLSLAVNARDDELRPALCGFLLFLCLFTGYFMLRPIRESMGIAAGVENLQWLFTATFLVMLAAVPLFAWVSSRVPRLRLVDWVYGFFGINLLMFVELFEFQSDSVWLARTFYVWISVYNLFVVSVAWSLMADVFDSEQAKRLFAFIAAGASIGGLLGPALSAALIEAIGASGLMFLAALLLGVTFVLKRALMGWREKGGAGRPGAAPTQSPGQPLQGNPFSGLTAVLRSPYLLGIAGFVVLLATVTTFLYFEQARLVAEHFPSREAQVRVFGTIDFIVQAGALVSQLFITGRIAPKLGVRALLAIVPLLMCIGFVGLALAPGFALLAALMIVRRIGEYAFVRPGREMLFAPLDAESKYKAKNFIDTVVYRGGDALSGWAKSLLDMLGQGTGLAALIGAGCALLWAYLGWQLGQHADNQQQARGVAASASAVET, from the coding sequence ATGAGTGCGCCTTCCTACTTGCATCGACTGAGCCTTGCCGTGAACGCCCGTGACGATGAGCTGCGTCCGGCGCTGTGCGGGTTCTTGTTGTTTCTCTGCCTCTTTACCGGCTACTTCATGCTGCGCCCGATACGTGAATCGATGGGCATCGCGGCGGGCGTGGAGAATCTGCAATGGCTGTTCACTGCCACGTTCCTGGTGATGCTGGCGGCCGTTCCGTTGTTTGCCTGGGTCAGTTCCCGGGTCCCGCGCCTGCGCCTCGTTGATTGGGTGTACGGCTTCTTCGGGATCAACTTGCTGATGTTCGTTGAATTGTTCGAGTTTCAATCGGACAGCGTCTGGCTCGCCCGTACTTTCTACGTATGGATATCGGTTTATAACCTGTTCGTGGTGTCCGTGGCCTGGAGCCTGATGGCGGATGTATTCGACAGTGAACAGGCCAAGCGGCTGTTTGCCTTCATCGCTGCCGGCGCCAGCATCGGCGGTCTGCTGGGGCCGGCCCTGAGCGCGGCGCTTATTGAGGCCATTGGTGCCTCGGGCTTGATGTTTCTGGCCGCGCTGTTGCTGGGTGTCACATTTGTATTGAAGCGGGCGCTGATGGGCTGGCGCGAAAAGGGCGGGGCTGGGCGGCCTGGTGCGGCACCGACGCAAAGCCCCGGGCAGCCACTGCAGGGCAATCCGTTCAGCGGTTTGACGGCGGTGCTCAGGTCACCCTACCTGTTGGGGATCGCCGGGTTCGTCGTGCTACTGGCGACGGTCACCACCTTTCTCTACTTCGAGCAGGCGCGCCTGGTGGCCGAACATTTTCCGAGTCGTGAGGCGCAGGTCCGGGTTTTCGGCACCATTGACTTCATCGTGCAGGCTGGCGCTCTGGTGTCTCAGCTGTTCATCACCGGGCGCATTGCGCCGAAGCTGGGGGTGCGTGCGTTACTGGCGATCGTGCCGCTGCTCATGTGCATCGGGTTCGTGGGTCTTGCGCTGGCCCCCGGCTTCGCACTGCTTGCCGCCCTGATGATCGTGCGGCGAATCGGTGAATACGCGTTCGTCCGGCCGGGCAGGGAAATGCTCTTCGCACCCTTGGATGCCGAGAGCAAGTACAAGGCCAAGAACTTCATCGACACCGTGGTTTATCGCGGCGGTGATGCGCTGAGCGGTTGGGCCAAGAGCCTGCTCGACATGCTGGGGCAGGGCACTGGCCTGGCGGCTCTGATCGGCGCGGGCTGCGCGCTGCTGTGGGCCTATCTGGGATGGCAATTGGGACAGCATGCCGATAACCAGCAGCAGGCACGGGGAGTGGCCGCCAGCGCCAGCGCCGTCGAAACATAA
- a CDS encoding oxidoreductase, producing the protein MCIRTAATETGLSNNLSRLVKLARTLTVGAVLLSAVSIDASSRVAPKPDWSTRDMPSQEGRIVLITGGTSGMGYEDALALARAGADVIIAARNPERGAQAIAQIKTSVPDAKVQFEAVDLANLSSVRSLAQRLNQRLPRLDVLINNAAVMAPPERGTSADGFELQLATNYLGHFALTGLLVPLLRQSQDARVVSLSSIAAARGTMNFNDLQAEQQYQPLAAYAQSKLAILHWTFALQQRSEAAGWNIRSIAAHPGVAVTELVARGPGLNSEFGQRWAKDRDVYHSAAQGALPTLYAATAPEAVGGAYYGPTGDEEKRGPLGFARMPPAATHEADAERLWTVSERLTGVTYR; encoded by the coding sequence ATGTGCATCAGAACAGCAGCAACCGAAACGGGCCTTTCAAATAACCTGAGCCGACTGGTGAAGCTGGCTCGAACACTGACCGTTGGCGCCGTGCTGCTAAGCGCGGTCAGTATCGATGCGTCCAGTCGCGTCGCGCCGAAACCGGACTGGTCGACCCGCGACATGCCTTCCCAGGAAGGTCGAATCGTCCTGATCACCGGCGGCACGAGCGGCATGGGGTACGAGGACGCACTGGCACTGGCCCGGGCCGGCGCCGACGTCATCATTGCTGCGCGCAACCCGGAGCGTGGCGCGCAGGCCATCGCGCAAATCAAAACATCCGTACCCGACGCCAAGGTGCAGTTCGAGGCCGTGGACCTGGCCAATCTTTCATCGGTGCGCAGCCTGGCCCAGCGGCTGAACCAGCGACTGCCGCGCCTGGATGTGTTGATCAACAATGCCGCCGTCATGGCGCCTCCGGAGCGGGGTACCTCCGCGGATGGCTTCGAGCTCCAGTTGGCGACCAACTACCTGGGGCACTTCGCACTGACCGGCCTGCTGGTGCCGTTGTTACGGCAAAGCCAGGACGCTCGCGTGGTGAGCCTTTCGAGCATCGCCGCGGCTCGCGGAACAATGAACTTCAACGACCTGCAGGCTGAGCAGCAGTACCAACCTTTGGCCGCCTACGCGCAGTCCAAGCTGGCCATCCTGCACTGGACCTTTGCCTTGCAGCAGCGCAGCGAGGCCGCAGGTTGGAACATTCGCAGCATCGCTGCGCATCCAGGCGTCGCCGTCACCGAGTTGGTCGCGCGTGGTCCGGGTCTGAACAGCGAGTTCGGCCAGCGATGGGCCAAGGATCGCGACGTATACCATTCAGCTGCCCAGGGGGCGCTGCCCACGCTGTATGCCGCCACCGCGCCTGAGGCGGTTGGCGGTGCCTACTACGGCCCCACCGGCGACGAGGAAAAACGCGGCCCATTGGGCTTCGCCAGGATGCCGCCGGCCGCCACCCATGAGGCGGATGCCGAACGGCTCTGGACCGTCTCCGAGCGACTGACCGGCGTCACCTACCGCTGA
- a CDS encoding DUF2790 domain-containing protein yields MNIQNVSIASLLAFITLSGLPLFAEEKADVPAYEYGMPLDIARVIRIEEPESRVCEVVRAKMTYVNTQGVTERVSFLKQSEVCVLQ; encoded by the coding sequence ATGAACATTCAAAACGTGTCGATCGCCAGTCTTCTGGCATTCATCACTCTGAGCGGTTTGCCTCTGTTCGCCGAAGAGAAAGCGGATGTGCCTGCCTACGAATATGGCATGCCGCTGGATATCGCCAGGGTCATCCGCATTGAAGAACCGGAGTCGCGGGTGTGCGAGGTCGTGCGCGCAAAGATGACCTACGTGAATACACAAGGGGTCACAGAGCGCGTCAGCTTTCTGAAGCAGTCTGAGGTGTGCGTGCTCCAGTGA